A window of the Vigna angularis cultivar LongXiaoDou No.4 chromosome 3, ASM1680809v1, whole genome shotgun sequence genome harbors these coding sequences:
- the LOC108326039 gene encoding rab GTPase-activating protein 22 isoform X4 has translation MIGCGGLFGVLMKSAGTTELNAFYPIRPECQADVPAPRFKPRAGKTLSQRRWLASFSADGHLDIAKVLRRIQRGGVHPSIKGEVWEFLLGCYDPNSTLEERNELKQRRRGQYDMWKAECQRMVPVIGSGKFITTPLIDDDGQIIDPSLGTVQTSDKKVLQWLQLLHQIGLDVVRTDRALVFYESEVNQAKLWDVLSVYAWLDNDIGYVQGMNDICSPIIILIENEADCYWCFDRAMRRMRENFRCSASSMGVQSQLATLSQIIKTVDPKLHHHLEDLDGGEYLFAFRMLMVLFRREFSFADTLYLWEIVSS, from the exons ATGATTGGTTGTGGGGGACTGTTTGGGGTTCTTATGAAGAGTGCTGGAACTACTGAGTTGAATGCCTTCTACCCCATTCGACCAGAATGCCAAGCTGATGTTCCCGCCCCTCGTTTTAAACCAAGG GCTGGCAAAACTCTAAGTCAAAGAAGATGGCTAGCATCATTCTCTGCAGATGGTCACTTGGATATTGCAAAAGTGCTACGACGAATTCAGCGAGGG GGTGTCCATCCTTCAATCAAAGGGGAAGTGTGGGAGTTCTTGCTAGGTTGCTATGATCCTAACAGTACACTTGAAGAACGGAATGAGCTCAAGCAACGCAGGAG GGGGCAGTATGATATGTGGAAAGCTGAATGTCAAAGGATGGTCCCAGTCATTGGTTCTGGAAAATTTATTACTACACCCCTCATTGATGATGATGGTCAGATAATAGATCCTTCTTTGGGAACTGTCCAGACTTCAGACAAGAAAGTTTTGCAGTGGTTGCAGTTATTACATCAGATCG GCCTGGATGTTGTTCGAACAGATCGGGCCCTTGTCTTTTATGAAAGTGAAGTTAATCAAGCAAAACTTTGGGATGTGCTATCAGTTTATGCTTGGTTGGACAATGATATTGGTTATGTACAAG GAATGAATGATATTTGCTCACCTATAATTATTCTTATTGAGAATGAAGCAGATTGCTACTGGTGCTTTGACCGTGCAATGCGAAGGATG AGAGAGAACTTCAGGTGCAGTGCAAGTTCAATGGGGGTCCAATCTCAGTTAGCTACACTCTCACAGATAATAAAAACAGTTGACCCTAAGCTTCATCATCACCTTG agGATTTAGATGGAGGAGAGTATCTCTTTGCATTTCGGATGCTTATGGTTCTTTTCCGAAGAGAATTTTCTTTTGCAGATACTTTATACCTTTGGGAG ATTGTTTCCAGTTGA